A genomic segment from [Flavobacterium] thermophilum encodes:
- the yfkN_2 gene encoding Trifunctional nucleotide phosphoesterase protein YfkN precursor → MKKRKKYAAASVVLALGLLAPAVLPTAAGAEDRDVVKLRILETTDVHMNLVNYDYFKDSPTNEFGLSKTARLIEQARAEQPNTLLFDNGDLIQGTPLGDYVAKVKPLQDGEVHPAVKLLHLLKYDAATVGNHEFNYGLDFLNEVYDDAKLPIVNANVYRDDHDQNPDNDVNYFTPYQILAKEVVDEDGEKHTLKIGVIGFVPPQIMDWDKANLQGKVIAKDIVQSAQKYIPKMKAEGADLIVVLSHSGIETGGNSPNMENASYYLTQIPGVDAVLTGHQHKKFPALPGTTPDFPDGNGINNETGTINGVPVTMPGAWGDTLGVIDLTVEQIDGKWKVTQAKAQLRPVYDKATKTPLVDSDPAVEQAIQAEHEATIQYVRSPVGKTTSPINSYFALIKDDPSVQIVTNAQKWYVEKMLKGTQYEGLPVLSAGAPFKAGGRGGASYYTDIPAGEIAIKNVADLYLYPNTVYALKITGAELKEWLEWSAGQFNQIDPNKTDVQPLVNNDFPTYNFDIIDGVTYEIDVTEPAKYDKNQNVINPKANRIKNLRFEGKPVTPTMEFVVATNNYRATTNRIINPGGKNTILAAPDENRQVIIDYIRENGTINPSADGNWRFAPVKGKAPVTVTFESSPEAQKYLPQDGSIRYVTALPSGFAQYEFALPLWKEEKPNPPKQSEKPTTPPGQVKKVYWDGVELKKGQIGRLTVQKPINLWKRTKDGRLVFVRILQPGEVYRVYGYDARFGGQYAVGGGYYVTDIDTHIRYETPSKEKLKQANGW, encoded by the coding sequence TTGAAAAAACGGAAGAAATACGCGGCGGCGAGCGTGGTGTTGGCGTTGGGGCTGCTTGCTCCGGCTGTGTTGCCGACCGCAGCGGGCGCGGAAGACCGAGATGTCGTCAAGCTGCGCATTTTAGAGACGACGGACGTACATATGAATCTCGTCAACTACGATTATTTCAAAGATAGTCCGACGAATGAGTTTGGGTTGTCGAAGACGGCGCGTTTGATCGAGCAGGCGCGCGCTGAGCAGCCGAATACGCTTCTGTTTGACAACGGGGATTTGATTCAAGGAACGCCGCTTGGCGACTATGTGGCGAAAGTGAAGCCGCTGCAAGACGGCGAAGTGCATCCAGCGGTGAAACTGTTGCATTTGTTGAAGTACGATGCGGCGACGGTTGGGAACCATGAGTTCAACTATGGCTTGGATTTCCTCAATGAAGTGTATGACGATGCCAAGCTGCCGATCGTGAATGCGAACGTGTACCGTGACGATCATGACCAAAATCCGGATAACGATGTCAACTATTTCACGCCGTATCAAATTTTAGCGAAAGAAGTCGTTGATGAAGACGGGGAGAAGCATACGCTGAAGATCGGCGTCATCGGCTTTGTGCCGCCGCAAATTATGGATTGGGACAAAGCGAATTTGCAAGGGAAAGTGATTGCGAAAGACATTGTGCAGTCGGCGCAAAAGTATATTCCAAAAATGAAAGCGGAAGGGGCCGATTTGATCGTTGTGCTATCGCACTCGGGCATTGAGACCGGCGGAAACAGCCCGAATATGGAAAACGCCTCCTATTATTTGACGCAAATTCCGGGGGTCGACGCCGTGTTGACCGGCCACCAGCATAAAAAATTTCCGGCGCTTCCGGGAACGACGCCCGATTTTCCGGATGGGAACGGTATCAACAATGAAACAGGCACGATCAACGGTGTTCCGGTGACGATGCCGGGGGCGTGGGGCGATACGCTTGGGGTTATTGATTTGACGGTTGAGCAAATCGATGGAAAATGGAAAGTGACACAAGCGAAAGCCCAGCTTCGCCCGGTGTACGACAAGGCGACGAAAACGCCGTTGGTTGACAGCGACCCGGCCGTGGAGCAGGCGATCCAAGCGGAACATGAAGCGACGATTCAGTACGTCCGCAGCCCGGTTGGAAAAACAACGAGCCCGATCAACAGCTATTTTGCGCTTATCAAAGACGATCCGTCCGTGCAAATCGTCACGAACGCCCAAAAGTGGTATGTGGAAAAAATGTTAAAAGGGACGCAGTATGAAGGCCTTCCGGTGCTGTCGGCCGGTGCTCCGTTCAAAGCCGGCGGACGCGGCGGGGCGAGCTATTATACCGACATCCCGGCAGGGGAAATCGCCATTAAAAACGTCGCCGATTTGTACTTGTATCCGAACACGGTGTATGCGTTGAAAATTACGGGAGCCGAGTTGAAAGAATGGCTTGAGTGGTCGGCGGGGCAATTCAACCAAATCGACCCGAACAAGACAGACGTTCAGCCGCTTGTCAACAACGACTTCCCGACGTACAACTTCGACATTATTGATGGCGTGACGTATGAGATCGATGTTACCGAGCCGGCGAAATACGACAAAAACCAAAATGTGATCAACCCGAAAGCGAATCGGATTAAAAACTTGAGATTCGAAGGCAAGCCAGTGACGCCGACCATGGAGTTTGTTGTCGCAACGAACAACTATCGGGCGACGACGAACCGGATCATCAATCCGGGCGGGAAAAACACGATTTTGGCCGCGCCGGATGAAAACCGGCAAGTGATCATCGATTACATTCGGGAAAACGGAACGATTAACCCATCGGCGGACGGCAACTGGCGGTTTGCGCCAGTGAAAGGGAAAGCGCCGGTGACCGTCACGTTTGAATCGTCGCCGGAAGCGCAAAAATACTTGCCGCAAGACGGCAGCATCCGCTATGTCACCGCCTTGCCGAGCGGATTTGCTCAATATGAATTTGCCTTGCCGCTTTGGAAGGAAGAAAAGCCCAACCCGCCAAAGCAGTCGGAGAAGCCAACCACTCCTCCAGGCCAAGTGAAAAAAGTGTACTGGGATGGCGTGGAGCTGAAAAAAGGGCAAATCGGCCGCTTGACGGTGCAAAAGCCGATCAATCTATGGAAACGGACGAAGGATGGGCGCCTTGTGTTCGTCCGCATCTTACAGCCTGGGGAAGTGTACCGCGTCTACGGGTATGATGCGCGCTTCGGCGGGCAGTACGCAGTCGGCGGCGGGTATTACGTAACAGACATTGACACGCACATCCGCTATGAAACGCCGTCAAAGGAGAAGTTGAAGCAAGCAAATGGATGGTAA
- the amyS gene encoding Alpha-amylase precursor, with amino-acid sequence MLTFHRIIRKGWMFLLAFLLTALLFCPTGQPAKAAAPFNGTMMQYFEWYLPDDGTLWTKVANEANNLSSLGITALWLSPAYKGTSRSDVGYGVYDLYDLGEFNQKGAVRTKYGTKAQYLQAIQAAHAAGMQVYADVVFDHKGGADGTEWVDAVEVNPSDRNQEISGTYQIQAWTKFDFPGRGNTYSSFKWRWYHFDGVDWDESRKLSRIYKFRGIGKAWDWEVDTENGNYDYLMYADLDMDHPEVVTELKNWGKWYVNTTNIDGFRLDAVKHIKFSFFPDWLSYVRSQTGKPLFTVGEYWSYDINKLHNYITKTNGTMSLFDAPLHNKFYTASKSGGAFDMRTLMTNTLMKDQPTLAVTFVDNHDTEPGQALQSWVDPWFKPLAYAFILTRQEGYPCVFYGDYYGIPQYNIPSLKSKIDPLLIARRDYAYGTQHDYLDHSDIIGWTREGVTEKPGSGLAALITDGPGGSKWMYVGKQHAGKVFYDLTGNRSDTVTINSDGWGEFKVNGGSVSVWVPRKTTVSTIAWSITTRPWTDEFVRWTEPRLVAWP; translated from the coding sequence GTGCTAACGTTTCACCGCATCATTCGAAAAGGATGGATGTTCCTGCTCGCGTTTTTGCTCACTGCCTTGCTGTTCTGCCCAACCGGACAGCCCGCCAAGGCTGCCGCACCGTTTAACGGCACCATGATGCAGTATTTTGAATGGTACTTGCCGGATGATGGCACGTTATGGACCAAAGTGGCCAATGAAGCCAACAACTTATCCAGCCTTGGCATCACCGCTCTTTGGCTGTCGCCCGCTTACAAAGGAACAAGCCGCAGCGACGTAGGGTACGGAGTATACGACTTGTATGACCTCGGCGAATTCAATCAAAAAGGGGCCGTCCGCACAAAATACGGAACAAAAGCTCAATATCTTCAAGCCATTCAAGCCGCCCACGCCGCTGGAATGCAAGTGTACGCCGATGTCGTGTTCGACCATAAAGGCGGCGCCGACGGCACGGAATGGGTGGACGCCGTCGAAGTCAATCCGTCCGACCGCAACCAAGAAATCTCGGGCACCTATCAAATCCAAGCATGGACGAAATTTGATTTTCCCGGGCGGGGCAACACCTACTCCAGCTTTAAGTGGCGCTGGTACCATTTTGACGGCGTTGATTGGGACGAAAGCCGAAAATTAAGCCGCATTTACAAATTCCGCGGCATCGGCAAAGCGTGGGATTGGGAAGTAGACACGGAAAACGGAAACTATGACTACTTAATGTATGCCGACCTTGATATGGATCATCCCGAAGTCGTGACCGAACTGAAAAACTGGGGGAAATGGTATGTCAACACAACGAACATTGATGGGTTCCGGCTTGATGCCGTCAAGCATATTAAGTTCAGTTTTTTTCCTGATTGGTTGTCGTATGTGCGTTCTCAGACTGGCAAGCCGCTATTTACCGTCGGGGAATATTGGAGCTATGACATCAACAAGTTGCACAATTACATTACGAAAACAAACGGAACGATGTCTTTGTTTGATGCCCCGTTACACAACAAATTTTATACTGCTTCCAAATCAGGAGGCGCATTTGATATGCGCACGTTAATGACCAATACTCTCATGAAAGATCAACCGACATTGGCCGTCACCTTCGTTGATAATCATGACACCGAACCCGGCCAAGCGCTGCAGTCATGGGTCGACCCATGGTTCAAACCGTTGGCTTACGCCTTTATTCTAACTCGGCAGGAAGGATACCCGTGCGTCTTTTATGGTGACTATTATGGCATTCCACAATATAACATTCCTTCGCTGAAAAGCAAAATCGATCCGCTCCTCATCGCGCGCAGGGATTATGCTTATGGAACGCAACATGATTATCTTGATCACTCCGACATCATCGGGTGGACAAGGGAAGGCGTCACGGAAAAACCAGGATCCGGACTGGCCGCACTGATCACCGATGGGCCGGGAGGAAGCAAATGGATGTACGTTGGCAAACAACACGCCGGAAAAGTGTTCTATGACCTTACCGGCAACCGGAGTGACACCGTCACCATCAACAGTGATGGATGGGGGGAGTTCAAAGTCAATGGCGGTTCGGTTTCGGTTTGGGTTCCTAGAAAAACGACCGTCTCTACTATCGCTTGGTCGATCACAACCCGACCGTGGACTGATGAATTCGTCCGTTGGACCGAACCACGGTTGGTGGCATGGCCTTGA